The genomic stretch ATGGATAAATCACGGCATCCACACGCATACGCATCAAGGTATAGCTTGGGTTAAACTCAGCGTTGATTGATGTGACATTACCAATGTCGATTCCCATGAAATCAATCGGCGCACCTGCGCTCAATCCACGTAAAGAATGATCAAAATACATGACAATTTGACTTGCGGGACCATCTGGATCTTTTAAAGCCTCTGCTTGTGAACCCCATAAAGTAAAGTTACTTTTGTCTGCAGCAACCGCTGAGGTTTTCGCATGCTCGGGATAACCAAATGCAATCCCACCCGCAACAATACTGGCAAGGGATTGAGTGTTCAGATTGAAGCCAGATGCATTCAATGTCACATCAATACCACTGGCTTGCCAGAAACGTGCATCTTGGGTGACAAACTTATCATAAGGCGCTTGAATAAAACTTTGTAATTCGACCTGTGTACCATCATTAGATAGTTTATAAGCCGTAATTTGCCCAACATTGATACGGCGATAATAAATCGGTGCACCAATATCTAATGAGCCCAGATCTTTGGCCTTTAAGAAAAACACTTTCCCGGGCACATCCGCGGCAATCACAGGGGGAACTTCTAGACCGTTAAAGACCGTTTCTTTTACCCCGGTTTTACCTCCATCGACCTCAATATAAGAACCAGACAATAAGGTATCAATACCTGAAACGCCATTGGTCCCAATACGTGGACGAACCACCCAGAATTGCGTATCTTTTGAGGCAAAATTGCTGGCATCTTTACGTAATTCAATTTGTGCGACAACATGGCTACGATCTTCAGAAAGTTCGATTTGACGAACGAGGCCGATATCCACTTGTTTATAACGAACGGTGGTTTTTCCAGCAACCAAGCCGTCTGCAGTTCTAAAAGACACAGAAATCTTAGGTCCTGTATCTAAAATAGCTTTTAAGGCGAGAGAAAGTGCAATCACCAAGGCAATGGCTGGAATAAACCAAATAAAAGA from Acinetobacter pullicarnis encodes the following:
- a CDS encoding PqiB family protein encodes the protein MSENTTTNENSDHNKPEATTADVQVTEQNGNEKRQTLPEPAKKQGRWRPSFIWFIPAIALVIALSLALKAILDTGPKISVSFRTADGLVAGKTTVRYKQVDIGLVRQIELSEDRSHVVAQIELRKDASNFASKDTQFWVVRPRIGTNGVSGIDTLLSGSYIEVDGGKTGVKETVFNGLEVPPVIAADVPGKVFFLKAKDLGSLDIGAPIYYRRINVGQITAYKLSNDGTQVELQSFIQAPYDKFVTQDARFWQASGIDVTLNASGFNLNTQSLASIVAGGIAFGYPEHAKTSAVAADKSNFTLWGSQAEALKDPDGPASQIVMYFDHSLRGLSAGAPIDFMGIDIGNVTSINAEFNPSYTLMRMRVDAVIYPSRLAKGKEVDPKGDIFKSFVQRGWRAQMRTGNVLTGQNYIAFDKFPKAKPATLKTVENGVVEVPTTVTELSGLQAQVSQIADKLTKFPLVEIGNDVRQTLKTMNATIVSTDKLIKQLDSKVAPGMQATLDDIRKTMQSSESILSSDAPMQQDVRRALQQMTRAAASLQLMADYIEQHPESIIRGKKPEANHAK